In Pleomorphomonas sp. T1.2MG-36, the genomic stretch ACGGCACCGGGCCGGTGAGCGAGGAAACGCGGGCGCGCATCGACGCGGCGGTGGCCGCCGTGAGATACACGCCGAACCTGATGGCGCAGAATTTGAAGCGCGGGCAGTCCAAGCTGGTGGGCATGGTGCTGGGCGACGCCGCCAACCCGTTCTTCGGCCGGCTGTTCGGCACTATCGACAGGCACATCTCCGGCCACGAGCACATGCTGATCGTCGCCAACCTCGCCTCCGATCCCGACCGCGAGTTGCGCACGCTGACGCTGCTGAAGCGGCACCGGGTGGCGGGCATCATCATGACGCCGCTCAGGAACGATCCGGAGTTCGCCGCCTATCTCAACGAGATCGACGTTCCCGTGGTGCTGGTCGACCAGGACGTCGACGGCACGGCGCTCGACTTCGTCACCTCAGACCACCGGCGCGGCACGGAGATGCTGACCGAATATCTCGCGCGGCTCGGCCATCGCCGCATCGCCTATGTCGGCGGCCAGAGGCGCATGTGGGTGGCCGAACGTCGCCTGGAGGGCTTCCGCTCGGCCATGGCCGAGGCGGGCCTCGAGGTGGACCCGGAGTTAGAGATCGTGGCCGACTACAGCGCCGATCTCGCCTACGAGAACGTCATCCGCCTTATGTCGGCGCCCCGGCGGCCGACTGCCATCCTGGCGGCCAACAACTACATGGCGATCGGCGCGTTGCAGGCCGTCACCGACCTCGGCTTCCGCTGCCCCGACGACGTGTCCATCGCCGGCATCGACGTGGTGGCCTGGAGCAGCATCGTCATGCCGCGCATCACCACGGTGGAGCAGCCGATCGAGGAACTGGCCCGCGTCGCCTCGCTGTGGATGATGGAGCACGTGCGCGGCGAGGCCGCGAGGACCGGCGAGCGGCGCTGCCACGTGGCCGAGCCCAAGCTGGTCATCGGCCATTCCTGCGCCCCGCCGCCGAAATAGGCGGGGGCCGGGGAGCGTTCCCCGGCCGAGGCCGTTTCGTCAGAGGGCGAAGCCGCCGTCGATGGTCAGGCTGGCGCCGGTGACGTAGCCGGCTTCGTCGCGGGCGATGTAGGAGACGAGGCCGGCGATCTCCTCCGGCTCGGCCATGCGCTTCAGCGGCACCATGCCCATCACCATGTCCATCCCCTCGTTGCCGAGGGCGCCGATCATGTCGGTGCGGGTCGGGCCGGGCTGGACGTTGTTGATGGTGATGCCGCGCGGCGCGAGGTCGAGGGCGAGGCCCTTGACCATGCCGGCCACCGCCGCCTTCGTGGTCTGGTAGACGCTGGCGCCGGGGAAGCCGCTGCGCTGGGCGATGTTGCTGCCGATGGTGACGATGCGTCCGCCGTCCTTCATGTGCGGCAGCGCGGCCTGGATGGCCAGGAACACGCCGCGCACGTTGACGTCGAGCTGCAAGTCGAGGTCCTCGACCGGCACCGTGTCGACGAGCCCCATGCGGGCGACGCCGGCATTGACGACGACCACGTCCAGCCTTCCGAAGCGGTCGATGGTGGTGCCGACGGCGGCGATGAGATCGTCCTTTTGGGCGCTGTCGGCCTTGATGGCCAGCGCCTCGCCGCCGGCCGCCCGCACCTTGGCAGTGAGATCGTTGGCGGCGGTCTCGCTCGAAACGTAGGTGAAGGGCACGGTGTAGCCGTCGTCCGCCAGCCGCGACACGATGGCGGCGCCGATGCCGCGCGAACCGCCGAACACCAGCGCCACTTTCCTGTTGTCGTCACTCATCGTCATGCTCCGTTTTTGACTGATCAGTCCATAATTGGACAAGCGAAGGGCGCACTCCCGGCGTCGTCTTGTTATCTGCTTATCTGGTCATCTGGCTCTGAAGCGCTCCACCGCGAAGGCGGCGAGGGCGTGGAGTTCCTTGGCTCCGCCGCCGCCGCGCGCGGCGAGCTGCAGGCCGGTCATGGTGATCTCGACGAAGGACGCCGCCTGTTCGATGTCGATCTCCGGATCGATCTCGCCCAGTCTCTGTCCTTCGCTCAGGCGGTCGACGACCTTCGCCCGGAAGGCGGCGATCATCTTCTCCCGCATTTCCGTCAGCTCGGGGTCGGTGACGCCGAATTCGCCGACCGATCCGGCGCCGAGGCAGCCCCGGCAGCGCAGGGCGTCGTCGTCGGGGATGAGGCCGATGAGCAGGTCGCGCAGGCCGTCGAGCGGCGAGGCCGGCGCCGTCAGCCGGCCGATGTGGCAGCTCGTGGCGTTGCGCTGATAGGTCTCCAGCGCTTCGAGGTAGAGCCGGCGCTTGTCGCCGAAGGCGTTGTAGAAACTCTGGCGGCCGATACCCATCGCCTGGACCAGGTCCTCCGTCGACGTCGCCGCGAAGCCCTTGGACCAGAACACTTCGATCGCCGCCGTCAGCGCGGCATCTCTGTCGAACTCCCG encodes the following:
- a CDS encoding LacI family DNA-binding transcriptional regulator; its protein translation is MATIRDVARHAGVSISTVSLALNGTGPVSEETRARIDAAVAAVRYTPNLMAQNLKRGQSKLVGMVLGDAANPFFGRLFGTIDRHISGHEHMLIVANLASDPDRELRTLTLLKRHRVAGIIMTPLRNDPEFAAYLNEIDVPVVLVDQDVDGTALDFVTSDHRRGTEMLTEYLARLGHRRIAYVGGQRRMWVAERRLEGFRSAMAEAGLEVDPELEIVADYSADLAYENVIRLMSAPRRPTAILAANNYMAIGALQAVTDLGFRCPDDVSIAGIDVVAWSSIVMPRITTVEQPIEELARVASLWMMEHVRGEAARTGERRCHVAEPKLVIGHSCAPPPK
- a CDS encoding TetR/AcrR family transcriptional regulator, with the protein product MARPREFDRDAALTAAIEVFWSKGFAATSTEDLVQAMGIGRQSFYNAFGDKRRLYLEALETYQRNATSCHIGRLTAPASPLDGLRDLLIGLIPDDDALRCRGCLGAGSVGEFGVTDPELTEMREKMIAAFRAKVVDRLSEGQRLGEIDPEIDIEQAASFVEITMTGLQLAARGGGGAKELHALAAFAVERFRAR
- a CDS encoding 3-oxoacyl-ACP reductase family protein is translated as MSDDNRKVALVFGGSRGIGAAIVSRLADDGYTVPFTYVSSETAANDLTAKVRAAGGEALAIKADSAQKDDLIAAVGTTIDRFGRLDVVVVNAGVARMGLVDTVPVEDLDLQLDVNVRGVFLAIQAALPHMKDGGRIVTIGSNIAQRSGFPGASVYQTTKAAVAGMVKGLALDLAPRGITINNVQPGPTRTDMIGALGNEGMDMVMGMVPLKRMAEPEEIAGLVSYIARDEAGYVTGASLTIDGGFAL